The DNA region TATATGACTAAACCTGTTGAAATTAGTGCAGGTAAAAAGAATGCCGGTGCCGATAAAGTTTCGCATGAATATTATTTAGTTTCAGAAAAAAACAGATACCCAACGCTAAAAAGATTGGCAGATGTAAACCCTGATATTTATGCCATAGTATTTTGTAGAACGCGTAGAGAAACTAAAAATGTAGCGGCAAATTTAATTGACGATGGTTATAATGCAGATGCTTTACACGGCGATTTATCGCAAGCTCAACGTGATATAGTTATGGAAAAGTTCCGATCTAAACATTTGCAAATTTTAGTTGCTACCGATGTTGCCGCAAGAGGTTTGGATGTGGATGACCTTACTCACGTAATTAACTATAAATTGCCCGATCAAGCTGAAAATTACACGCACAGAAGTGGTAGAACAGGTAGAGCGGGCAAAGAAGGAATATCTATTGCTATTATTAATAATAGAGAAAAGAATGCTCTAAAACCTATAGAGAAAAAAATTGGTAAAAAATTCGTTCACCAACAAGTACCTGGTGGGAAAGAAATTTGCGAAAGACAATTGTTTAAACTGATAGAAAAGGTAAAAGATGTTGAAGTAAACGAAGAGCAAATCAGTCCCTATTTAGAAAGTATTTATGATCAATTAAAGGATATTGACCATGACGAATTGATAAAACGATTTGTTTCTATTGAGTTTAACTCATTTTTATCCTATTACAAAGGTGCACCAGATTTAAATGGTGATGATTCAAGAGAACGTAGAAGAAGTGCAGATGAAAACTTTACAAGATTCTATATTAACATCGGTAAGATGGACGGATTGAATCCTGCTAAGTTAATGGGATTAATCAATGAATATCTTAAAAAGAGAGATGTAGAAATTGGTCAGATAGAAATTCTTAAAAGTTTCTCTTTTTTTGAAATTGACAAAGCCTTTGCTGATAAAGTAGTAGATGCTTTTAAACATGCAGAATTTGGAGGCAGATCGTTAATTGTAGAAGTAACCACAAAACCTAAAGGTGGTGGAAGAAGAAGTGGTAAAAAACGAGGCTTTGGTGGTGGAAGATCTGGAGGTGGCGGCAGAGACAGACGTTCTGGCGGAGGAGGTTATAAGGGTAAAAACTCTGGCGGAGGCTACAAAGGAAAAAAGAAAGGTGGTTTTGGCGGAGCCAAAAGAAGTGGAAGACGCTAAATAGACAAGAGGTGCGAAGAAAAAAGTTCTGAATTTGGAGTTATGAGTTCAGAGTTTTTTAAGTTCGACATACTGTCAATTACCCTATTAGCACTAAAATATTACTTCACATACTTTGATGCTTTCATAAAACTAAGTACGATAAAACCTGCAATAAAAAATACACCTAAAATTAATATGAACAACTTAAGAGAGTTAGTATAAGAAGTTACAATACCAGCAATAATCATTCCTACCACTATTGCAACCTTTTCTGTGACATCGTAAAAGCTAAAATAGGTAGCATGATCATGCGTTTCATCAGGAATCAATTTAGAATATGTAGATCTAGATAATGTTTGTATAGCACCCAATACTAAACCTAAAAATCCACCCAGAGCATAAAATTTCAAATACACATTCGGGTCTTCTCTATTTAATAGATAAGCACCAACGCAAGCAAAAGCCCAGATTATTATCGTAATTTTTAATGCCTTTATATTGCCAATTTTAGTAGATAGCCTGGAAAAAAAATAGGCACCCACTATTCCAACAAGTTGAATTAACAATATTGTAATTATTAAATTACTGGTCTCTAAACCTAAATCTTTAGTGCCAAAAACAGATGCTAACAATATTATTGTTTGAACGCCAACACTATATAAAAAAAATGAAATCAATAATATTTTTAATTGTGACTGTGTTTTAATCTCTTTTAGAACTAATAATAACTCTTTATATCCTTTAAAAATGAAATCTTTTTCGGGCTTACGTTTATAGGGGTTATTTGGTAAATTATTAAAAGTATACTGTGCAAAACCTATCCACCAAATACCAACTGTCAAGAATGATATTCTTGCCGGTAACGTTGAGTCAGTAATGCCATATAATTCAGGCATCATAACCATTGATAAATTAAATGCTAATAAAATTACTGAACCTATATAGCCTAACATAAAACCTTTGGCACTCACTTTATCTTGTTGTTCAGGAAAAGCAACTTTGGGCAAATAAGCGTTATAAAAAACAATGCTTCCCCAAAAACCTATGCTCGCCAAAATGGTAAAAACAATACCAATCCAAATCGTTTCTTTACCTGTAAAGAAAAATAGCATCATCACTGATAAAGATCCTAAAAAACAGAAGAATTTTAAGAATTTTTTTTTATTGCCTGTATAATCTGCAATTGCAGACAATATTGGTGATAACAAAGCAACTATTAAAAAGGAAAAACCTAGGGCATACGAATATATAGTTGTATTGTACCATTCTGTACCTAAAAAATTCACTATACCATTTCCCTCCTTAGTTACCGATTCATAATAAATAGGAAAAACGGCCGTACCAATTACTAAAGAATATACTGAATTAGCCCAATCATAAAACGACCAAGCATTGATTAGTTTTTTATCTCCTCTTTTTAACATAGGTTTGG from Aureibaculum sp. 2308TA14-22 includes:
- a CDS encoding DEAD/DEAH box helicase, giving the protein MSLFNELGLRQEIVNALTDLGYEKPTPIQQQAIPQIISAADDLKAFAQTGTGKTAAFSLPILEKLNTESKTTQAIILSPTRELAIQIGKNIEEFSKYMKRVNVVTVYGGANIDEQIRGLKKGAQIVVGTPGRTVDLIKRKQLKLKDIEWVVLDEADEMLNMGFKDDLDQILEVTPREKQTLLFSATFPREVDAIAKNYMTKPVEISAGKKNAGADKVSHEYYLVSEKNRYPTLKRLADVNPDIYAIVFCRTRRETKNVAANLIDDGYNADALHGDLSQAQRDIVMEKFRSKHLQILVATDVAARGLDVDDLTHVINYKLPDQAENYTHRSGRTGRAGKEGISIAIINNREKNALKPIEKKIGKKFVHQQVPGGKEICERQLFKLIEKVKDVEVNEEQISPYLESIYDQLKDIDHDELIKRFVSIEFNSFLSYYKGAPDLNGDDSRERRRSADENFTRFYINIGKMDGLNPAKLMGLINEYLKKRDVEIGQIEILKSFSFFEIDKAFADKVVDAFKHAEFGGRSLIVEVTTKPKGGGRRSGKKRGFGGGRSGGGGRDRRSGGGGYKGKNSGGGYKGKKKGGFGGAKRSGRR
- a CDS encoding MFS transporter; translation: MLKRGDKKLINAWSFYDWANSVYSLVIGTAVFPIYYESVTKEGNGIVNFLGTEWYNTTIYSYALGFSFLIVALLSPILSAIADYTGNKKKFLKFFCFLGSLSVMMLFFFTGKETIWIGIVFTILASIGFWGSIVFYNAYLPKVAFPEQQDKVSAKGFMLGYIGSVILLAFNLSMVMMPELYGITDSTLPARISFLTVGIWWIGFAQYTFNNLPNNPYKRKPEKDFIFKGYKELLLVLKEIKTQSQLKILLISFFLYSVGVQTIILLASVFGTKDLGLETSNLIITILLIQLVGIVGAYFFSRLSTKIGNIKALKITIIIWAFACVGAYLLNREDPNVYLKFYALGGFLGLVLGAIQTLSRSTYSKLIPDETHDHATYFSFYDVTEKVAIVVGMIIAGIVTSYTNSLKLFILILGVFFIAGFIVLSFMKASKYVK